The following coding sequences lie in one Pontibacter sp. G13 genomic window:
- the ispF gene encoding 2-C-methyl-D-erythritol 2,4-cyclodiphosphate synthase: protein MNPIRIGYGYDTHRLVENRKLILGGVEIPHAKGLLGHSDADVLLHAICDALLGALNLRDIGFHFPDTDPQYHQADSRIFVRDTFKLLQDRGYELGNLDCTIIAEKPKINPHIPAMQTVIAELLQAEEDQISIKATTHEKTDATGREESMVAQCVALVVKRGFWN from the coding sequence ATGAATCCCATCCGAATTGGATACGGCTACGATACTCACCGTCTGGTTGAAAACCGGAAATTGATCCTTGGTGGAGTCGAAATTCCCCATGCCAAAGGCTTACTTGGCCATTCAGATGCAGATGTTTTGCTGCATGCCATTTGCGACGCCCTATTGGGGGCTCTCAACCTACGAGACATCGGTTTTCATTTCCCCGATACCGATCCACAATATCACCAGGCAGATAGCCGGATTTTCGTCCGGGATACATTCAAGTTGCTCCAAGATCGTGGATACGAACTCGGAAACTTGGATTGTACCATCATCGCCGAGAAGCCCAAAATCAATCCTCATATTCCTGCCATGCAAACGGTCATTGCAGAGCTCCTTCAAGCAGAGGAAGACCAAATCTCTATTAAGGCGACTACTCACGAAAAAACGGATGCCACTGGTCGTGAAGAAAGTATGGTGGCACAATGTGTGGCTTTAGTGGTGAAAAGGGGTTTCTGGAATTAG
- a CDS encoding DUF4178 domain-containing protein, whose protein sequence is MSIVSRSFTCPSCGAPIEHTFPGARSLVCNYCGQTSHLNADDLEAAGDKHLLIDYGSVFEIGQRGAFQEKSFTVLGRIRLAYDGGFWDEWFVQFDDLKEGWIQEDDGQFVMFQKVKDLQTSLKVHHLKVGQWTTFEDQYEKTFITHTSSATVQGGEGQLPFRIIPGEPADFADGILKGRPVSVELLPDEQALFVGVPFRLDQISLN, encoded by the coding sequence ATGTCAATCGTATCACGATCATTTACTTGCCCATCTTGTGGGGCTCCTATTGAGCATACCTTCCCCGGTGCCAGATCTCTTGTCTGTAATTATTGCGGACAGACTAGTCATCTCAATGCTGATGATTTGGAAGCAGCTGGTGATAAGCATCTTCTTATTGATTATGGATCTGTGTTTGAAATTGGACAGCGGGGAGCATTTCAGGAAAAGTCATTCACCGTGTTGGGGCGAATTCGATTGGCTTACGATGGCGGATTTTGGGATGAGTGGTTCGTCCAATTTGACGATCTCAAAGAGGGTTGGATACAAGAGGATGATGGGCAATTTGTCATGTTCCAGAAAGTCAAGGATCTTCAAACAAGCCTGAAGGTCCATCACCTCAAAGTGGGACAGTGGACGACATTTGAGGATCAATACGAAAAGACATTCATTACCCATACCAGCAGCGCTACCGTTCAGGGGGGAGAAGGTCAGCTGCCTTTTCGAATCATCCCCGGCGAACCTGCCGATTTTGCCGATGGAATCCTGAAGGGACGCCCAGTCAGTGTTGAACTGCTTCCAGATGAGCAGGCCCTTTTCGTCGGAGTTCCTTTTCGCCTTGATCAAATTTCACTGAACTAG